The proteins below are encoded in one region of Nakamurella flava:
- a CDS encoding sulfotransferase family protein, with protein sequence MSLPDFLIIGSPKAGSTALHAALAQHPQLFLSTPKEPKFFLCEAAPPDPAHQRGPGDAHSAQEWVWRRDRYEALFDAAPPGTLTGESTPFYLWDSSAHERIRRVVPQAKLIAVVRDPIDRAYSNWTHLWCDGLEPEADFLRAVDLEEQRIAAGYAPFWRYLEMGRYGEQLQHLYSVFPREQVFVLRYRRLIDDPATVLDEICTFLGVRTGELTSVPRSNVSNWVPNTPVNQVLRQVVRAGAALGAHVPPQIWRGVEKPLLGVLHRGGRRRPSLTAEQRAALLPRVAPDVHLLSEITGVDHSDWLNEVGRGSFGERASS encoded by the coding sequence GTGTCCCTTCCCGATTTCCTGATTATCGGTTCACCCAAAGCGGGCTCCACCGCTCTGCACGCGGCCCTGGCCCAGCACCCGCAGCTGTTCCTCTCCACTCCGAAGGAACCCAAGTTCTTCCTCTGCGAGGCGGCTCCGCCCGACCCGGCCCATCAGCGCGGCCCCGGGGACGCTCACTCGGCGCAGGAGTGGGTCTGGCGGCGGGACCGCTACGAGGCGCTCTTCGACGCCGCCCCACCCGGCACCCTGACCGGGGAGAGCACGCCGTTCTACCTGTGGGACAGCTCGGCCCATGAGCGGATCCGCCGGGTGGTGCCGCAGGCCAAGCTCATCGCGGTGGTCCGGGACCCGATCGATCGGGCCTACTCCAACTGGACCCACCTGTGGTGCGACGGTCTGGAGCCGGAGGCCGACTTCCTCCGCGCGGTCGACCTGGAGGAGCAGCGCATCGCCGCCGGCTACGCGCCGTTCTGGCGGTACCTGGAGATGGGCCGCTACGGCGAACAGCTCCAGCACCTGTATTCGGTCTTCCCCCGTGAGCAGGTCTTCGTGCTCCGTTACCGCCGGCTCATCGACGACCCGGCGACCGTGCTCGACGAGATCTGCACGTTCCTGGGCGTACGCACCGGTGAACTCACGTCGGTGCCCCGGTCCAACGTCTCCAACTGGGTGCCCAACACCCCGGTGAACCAGGTCCTGCGGCAGGTCGTCCGGGCCGGGGCCGCGCTCGGGGCGCACGTGCCGCCGCAGATCTGGCGCGGGGTCGAGAAGCCCCTACTGGGCGTCCTGCACCGTGGTGGCCGGCGCCGTCCGTCCCTGACCGCCGAGCAACGGGCCGCGCTGCTGCCGCGGGTCGCGCCGGATGTGCACCTGCTCAGCGAGATCACCGGCGTCGACCACTCCGACTGGCTCAACGAGGTCGGCCGCGGCTCGTTCGGGGAGCGGGCCAGCAGCTGA
- a CDS encoding DNA recombination protein RmuC: MDTGGSGALLTGALLLVVGLLIGVVVGVLLSRRRGWSGAGPDGPDVAAVLAPAADALTRVEHQLAAVERERIGAYAGLQEQVAALHRASVELGGQARSLVGALRAPTVRGRWGEVQLQRLVELAGMVEHCDYDVQVSAPGGEGPGVRPDMLVRLSGGRSIPVDAKVPFAAWLEALDSSDEQRRRQLLVAHARAVRHHVDQLAAKSYWRHFHPAPEFVVLFVPGEPLLDAAMSVDPGLSDYAFARNVVLATPTSLIALLRTVAFSWRHERVSASAAEVLEVGRDLHGRLVTLSTHLSRTGAALQRAVGAYNQAVGSFESRVVTSARRLSDLGVVGDELAAPPPVDTAARDHRWSSERFPSPRSPLESPVEWPPSAERPVWPGEEATVDR; encoded by the coding sequence ATGGACACGGGAGGGTCGGGCGCCCTGCTCACCGGCGCGCTGCTGCTGGTCGTCGGGCTGCTCATCGGGGTGGTCGTCGGAGTGCTGCTCAGCCGGCGACGGGGCTGGTCGGGCGCTGGGCCGGACGGCCCCGACGTGGCCGCGGTGCTCGCGCCCGCGGCCGACGCCCTGACCCGGGTCGAGCACCAGCTGGCCGCGGTGGAACGCGAACGCATCGGCGCCTACGCGGGCCTGCAGGAGCAGGTAGCCGCCCTGCACCGGGCTTCGGTCGAACTGGGTGGCCAGGCCCGGTCGCTGGTCGGCGCCCTCCGCGCCCCGACGGTCCGGGGGCGGTGGGGTGAGGTGCAGCTGCAACGGCTGGTCGAGTTGGCCGGCATGGTCGAGCACTGCGACTACGACGTCCAGGTCAGCGCCCCGGGCGGCGAGGGTCCCGGGGTCCGGCCCGACATGCTGGTGCGGCTGTCGGGCGGACGGAGCATCCCGGTCGATGCCAAGGTGCCGTTCGCCGCCTGGCTGGAGGCCCTGGACAGCTCGGACGAGCAGCGGCGACGCCAGCTGCTGGTGGCCCACGCCCGGGCGGTACGGCACCACGTCGACCAGTTGGCCGCCAAGTCGTACTGGCGGCACTTCCACCCGGCCCCGGAGTTCGTGGTCCTGTTCGTCCCCGGCGAGCCGCTGCTGGACGCAGCCATGTCGGTCGACCCCGGGCTGTCCGACTACGCCTTCGCCCGCAACGTCGTGCTGGCCACCCCCACGTCGCTCATCGCCCTGCTGCGCACGGTCGCCTTCAGCTGGCGGCACGAGCGGGTGTCGGCCTCGGCCGCGGAGGTGCTCGAGGTGGGCCGCGACCTGCACGGGCGGCTGGTCACCCTGAGTACCCACCTGAGCCGGACCGGGGCGGCCCTACAGCGGGCGGTCGGCGCCTACAACCAGGCGGTCGGCTCCTTCGAGAGCCGGGTGGTGACCAGCGCCCGTCGACTCAGCGACCTGGGCGTGGTCGGCGACGAACTGGCCGCCCCGCCTCCCGTGGACACAGCCGCCCGTGACCACCGGTGGTCGTCCGAACGCTTCCCGTCACCCCGGTCTCCCCTGGAGTCCCCGGTCGAGTGGCCGCCCTCCGCGGAACGGCCGGTCTGGCCGGGCGAGGAGGCTACCGTGGACCGATGA
- a CDS encoding DUF6542 domain-containing protein produces MSTFAPDRSRPLAVSSAAPGVRGWPWWAAVLVALVCTLIGTAIDGWVFGTFSWGLRLGFWIGVALAALLVQRRSVFTAMVQPPLILVAGLLIGGLLFINGGGMYGMALKLIATFPTMAIGTALAVAIGLIRIVAQPLRRTSRTAHAADAQRV; encoded by the coding sequence ATGAGCACCTTCGCCCCCGACCGCTCCCGTCCCCTGGCCGTGTCGTCGGCCGCGCCGGGTGTGCGGGGCTGGCCGTGGTGGGCCGCGGTGCTCGTCGCCCTGGTGTGCACGCTCATCGGCACGGCCATCGACGGCTGGGTCTTCGGCACCTTCAGCTGGGGACTGCGGCTCGGCTTCTGGATCGGCGTCGCCCTCGCCGCCCTCCTGGTGCAGCGCCGGTCCGTCTTCACCGCGATGGTCCAGCCGCCGCTGATTCTGGTCGCCGGGCTCCTCATCGGCGGCCTGCTGTTCATCAACGGGGGCGGCATGTACGGGATGGCCCTCAAGCTGATCGCCACGTTCCCCACGATGGCCATCGGCACCGCGCTCGCGGTGGCCATCGGGCTCATCCGCATCGTCGCGCAGCCGCTGCGACGGACGTCCCGCACCGCCCACGCCGCCGACGCCCAGCGGGTCTGA
- a CDS encoding 4-hydroxy-3-methylbut-2-enyl diphosphate reductase, giving the protein MVSPSTPPPADDVRRRVLLAAPRGYCAGVDRAVITVEKALEQYGAPVYVRKQIVHNKHVVANLEARGAIFVEETDEVPEGALVVFSAHGVSPAVHEEAADRQLRVIDATCPLVTKVHKEARRFASEDYDILLIGHRGHEEVEGTHGEAPQSIQIVNDASEVDTVQVRDPEKVIWLSQTTLSVDETLETVGLLRKRFPLMAAPPSDDICYATTNRQEVIKQIAGECDLVLVVGSKNSSNSVRLVEVALAAGADASYLIDDASEIDPAWLDGVVTVGITSGASVPDDLVHGVLAHLQDNGFPPAEEITAATETLTFSLPKELRRDLRPASA; this is encoded by the coding sequence ATGGTTTCCCCCTCGACCCCGCCGCCCGCCGACGACGTCCGCCGCCGTGTCCTGCTGGCGGCCCCCCGCGGGTACTGCGCCGGGGTCGACCGGGCCGTGATCACCGTGGAGAAGGCGTTGGAGCAGTACGGCGCCCCGGTGTACGTCCGCAAGCAGATCGTCCACAACAAGCACGTGGTGGCCAACCTGGAGGCTCGCGGCGCGATCTTCGTCGAGGAGACCGACGAGGTCCCCGAGGGTGCACTGGTGGTGTTCTCCGCGCACGGCGTGTCGCCCGCCGTGCACGAGGAGGCCGCCGACCGTCAGTTGCGCGTGATCGACGCCACCTGCCCGCTGGTGACCAAGGTCCACAAGGAGGCCCGGCGCTTCGCGTCCGAGGATTACGACATCCTGCTCATCGGTCACCGCGGCCACGAGGAGGTCGAGGGCACCCACGGTGAGGCCCCGCAGTCGATCCAGATCGTGAACGACGCGTCCGAGGTCGACACCGTGCAGGTCCGTGACCCGGAGAAGGTCATCTGGCTCTCGCAGACGACGTTGTCGGTCGACGAGACGCTGGAGACGGTGGGTCTGCTCCGCAAGCGGTTCCCGTTGATGGCCGCGCCGCCCAGCGACGACATCTGCTACGCCACGACCAATCGCCAGGAGGTCATCAAGCAGATCGCCGGCGAGTGCGACCTGGTGCTGGTGGTCGGCTCGAAGAACTCGTCGAACTCGGTGCGCCTGGTCGAGGTCGCGCTGGCCGCCGGGGCCGACGCCTCGTACCTCATCGACGACGCCAGTGAGATCGACCCGGCCTGGCTCGACGGAGTGGTCACGGTGGGCATCACCAGTGGGGCGTCCGTGCCGGACGACCTGGTCCACGGGGTGCTGGCCCACCTGCAGGACAACGGGTTCCCGCCGGCCGAGGAGATCACGGCGGCCACCGAGACCCTGACCTTCTCGTTGCCCAAGGAACTGCGGCGCGACCTGCGCCCGGCCTCCGCCTGA
- a CDS encoding lipid droplet-associated protein produces the protein MAFPLPLPLKIATGLVVTGVERIRSLPADLSALPVQAAGYALRVSMKVQQEIAELATKGDETLSAVFGGGQPERSPLATFDDDLPTPPRPRPRPSGTGAAERRQPETTGRGDETGSTATVTPVDRARRGVKPTVPVVPPGARIDGVPVEPEDTTPTTPAPTTPAETTTAPADAAPREDAEPAAPAETLVPADWSVTREDPAAAAAAIDEPTAHVATEPDPVVWTTATDEPIAGPPVTPPLPLPDYDQLTVAQVRGHLRRLTADDVQSLLDHEQQSAARAPFLTLLSNRLVTLQHSS, from the coding sequence ATGGCTTTCCCCCTGCCGCTGCCGCTCAAGATCGCCACCGGCCTCGTCGTCACCGGGGTCGAACGGATCCGCAGCCTGCCCGCCGATCTGTCCGCCCTGCCGGTGCAGGCCGCCGGCTACGCCCTACGCGTGTCGATGAAGGTGCAGCAGGAGATCGCGGAGCTCGCCACGAAGGGCGACGAGACGCTCAGCGCCGTCTTCGGCGGCGGACAGCCGGAGCGTTCGCCGCTGGCCACGTTCGACGACGACCTGCCCACCCCACCGCGGCCCCGTCCGCGGCCGAGCGGGACCGGTGCGGCGGAGCGACGCCAGCCCGAGACCACCGGTCGCGGCGACGAGACGGGGTCGACCGCCACCGTCACCCCTGTCGACCGCGCCCGCCGGGGCGTCAAGCCCACCGTTCCGGTCGTCCCCCCGGGCGCCCGCATCGACGGCGTCCCCGTCGAGCCCGAGGACACCACCCCCACCACCCCGGCCCCCACCACCCCGGCGGAGACGACCACGGCACCCGCCGACGCCGCGCCCCGGGAAGACGCCGAGCCGGCGGCACCGGCCGAGACCCTCGTGCCCGCCGACTGGTCGGTCACCCGGGAGGATCCGGCCGCCGCGGCCGCCGCGATCGACGAGCCCACGGCCCACGTCGCCACCGAACCCGACCCGGTGGTGTGGACGACGGCGACCGACGAGCCGATCGCCGGCCCGCCGGTCACCCCGCCGCTCCCCCTGCCCGACTACGACCAGCTGACGGTCGCGCAGGTCCGCGGGCACCTGCGCCGGTTGACGGCCGACGACGTGCAGTCGCTGCTCGACCACGAACAGCAGTCCGCCGCGCGGGCCCCGTTCCTGACCCTGCTGTCGAACCGGCTGGTCACCCTGCAGCACTCGTCGTGA
- the xseA gene encoding exodeoxyribonuclease VII large subunit: protein MSTPPSTTGAGPAAEQRPAPPTRAGDTTRENPWPVRALAQRMTEYVAKAPAAWVEGQIAQLSLRSGGMSFLTLRDPVVPMSLSVACGRTVFADFPTPPGEGTRVVVHGKFEFYPARGTLTFRADEMHPVGLGELLARLERLRRLLAVEGLTARERKKPLPFLPGTVGLITGRASAAESDVLSNARARWPAVRFRIENPAVQGVFAVEQIIEALRRLDADPEVDVIVLARGGGSVEDLLPFSDETLCREVSRCRTPVVSAVGHEPDHPIVDDVADVRCSTPTDAGKRVVPDAVAERAQIAMLSHRARRALTGWVQTEEARLRRLTSAAVLVDPLTPITARRTEVERLLERSRRVVDRTLDGQERDLAHRRAQLTVLGPAATLARGYAVVQTGGPGGRVLRSIEQAKTGTPLRIRVADGAVLAATLGPERSGPLGLRPRPAPGTTPVGAIPLGGEPAPAIETEAPGRTDDPATDSPATTPAESTR, encoded by the coding sequence GTGAGCACCCCTCCCAGCACCACCGGCGCCGGGCCGGCGGCCGAGCAACGCCCCGCCCCACCCACCCGGGCCGGCGACACCACCCGCGAGAACCCCTGGCCGGTCCGCGCTCTCGCGCAGCGGATGACCGAGTACGTCGCCAAGGCCCCGGCCGCCTGGGTGGAGGGACAGATCGCGCAGCTGTCCCTGCGATCGGGCGGGATGTCCTTCCTGACGCTCCGCGACCCGGTGGTGCCCATGTCGCTGTCGGTGGCGTGCGGGCGGACCGTGTTCGCCGACTTCCCCACCCCGCCCGGCGAGGGCACCCGGGTCGTCGTGCACGGGAAGTTCGAGTTCTACCCGGCCCGCGGCACCCTCACCTTCCGCGCGGACGAGATGCACCCCGTGGGCCTGGGCGAGCTGCTCGCCCGGCTGGAACGGTTGCGCCGGCTGCTGGCCGTCGAGGGGCTGACCGCCCGGGAACGCAAGAAGCCGTTGCCGTTCCTACCGGGGACGGTCGGCCTCATCACCGGCCGGGCCAGCGCCGCGGAGTCCGACGTGTTGTCCAACGCCCGCGCCCGTTGGCCGGCGGTCCGGTTCCGGATCGAGAACCCTGCGGTGCAGGGCGTTTTCGCGGTCGAGCAGATCATCGAGGCGCTCCGCCGGCTGGACGCCGACCCGGAGGTCGACGTCATCGTGCTCGCCCGCGGCGGCGGCAGCGTCGAGGACCTGCTGCCGTTCTCCGACGAGACGCTGTGCCGGGAGGTGTCCCGCTGCCGGACCCCGGTCGTCTCAGCCGTCGGCCACGAACCGGACCATCCGATCGTCGACGACGTGGCCGACGTGCGCTGCTCGACCCCGACCGACGCCGGCAAGCGGGTCGTCCCCGACGCGGTGGCCGAGCGGGCGCAGATCGCCATGCTCTCCCACCGGGCCCGCCGGGCGCTGACCGGCTGGGTGCAGACCGAGGAGGCCCGGCTCCGCCGGCTCACGTCGGCCGCGGTGCTCGTCGACCCGCTCACCCCCATCACCGCCCGGCGCACGGAGGTCGAGCGGCTGCTGGAACGCTCCCGGCGCGTCGTCGACCGCACCCTGGACGGTCAGGAACGCGACCTGGCCCACCGTCGCGCCCAACTCACCGTGCTCGGCCCGGCCGCCACCCTGGCCCGCGGCTACGCCGTCGTGCAGACCGGCGGACCGGGCGGACGCGTGCTGCGCTCGATCGAGCAGGCGAAGACCGGCACCCCGCTACGGATCCGGGTCGCCGACGGCGCCGTTCTGGCGGCCACTCTCGGACCCGAACGATCCGGACCCCTGGGTCTGCGGCCGCGCCCCGCGCCCGGGACGACCCCCGTCGGTGCCATCCCGCTCGGCGGCGAGCCCGCCCCGGCCATCGAGACCGAGGCCCCCGGCCGGACGGACGACCCGGCGACCGATTCCCCCGCTACCACCCCGGCAGAGAGCACCCGATGA
- a CDS encoding exodeoxyribonuclease VII small subunit → MSIDRSTTAPGPAADEQDDTPRSYEDARDELAAVVAKLETGGLSLDESLTLWERGEALAALCGTFLDGARERVEAALRTAEQQ, encoded by the coding sequence ATGAGCATCGACCGCAGCACCACCGCCCCCGGCCCCGCCGCGGACGAGCAGGACGACACCCCCCGCAGTTACGAGGACGCCCGCGACGAGCTGGCCGCGGTGGTCGCGAAGCTGGAGACCGGGGGCCTGTCCCTGGACGAGTCGCTCACCCTGTGGGAGCGCGGTGAGGCGCTGGCCGCGCTGTGCGGCACCTTCCTGGACGGGGCCCGCGAACGGGTCGAAGCCGCGCTGCGGACCGCCGAGCAGCAGTAG
- the panD gene encoding aspartate 1-decarboxylase: MLRPMLVGKIHRATVTAADLHYVGSITLDSDLLEAADLLPGQQVDVVDVTNGARLSTYVIAGDRGSGIVSINGAAAHLIHPGDIVIVIGYGLLTDSEARTRTPSVVFVDADNRIVSTGADPGDVPAGFGLIPSGIGRG, encoded by the coding sequence ATGCTCCGTCCCATGCTGGTGGGCAAGATCCACCGGGCCACGGTCACCGCGGCCGACCTGCACTACGTCGGCTCCATCACCCTGGATTCCGATCTCCTGGAGGCCGCCGACCTGCTGCCCGGCCAGCAGGTGGACGTCGTCGACGTCACCAACGGCGCCCGCTTGTCGACCTACGTCATCGCCGGTGACCGCGGTTCGGGCATCGTGTCGATCAACGGCGCCGCCGCGCACCTCATCCATCCCGGCGACATCGTCATCGTCATCGGCTACGGCCTGCTGACCGATTCCGAGGCCCGCACCCGCACCCCGTCGGTGGTGTTCGTCGACGCCGACAACCGCATCGTCAGCACCGGCGCAGACCCGGGTGACGTGCCCGCCGGGTTCGGGCTCATCCCCTCCGGGATCGGGCGGGGCTGA
- a CDS encoding PHP domain-containing protein: MDPITALRRIGFLLERQQAPTYRVRAFRSAALILAGLAPAELRRRTEDGTLTDLKGIGPKTSTVIRQALAGDVPEYLAALEDGLAPLVDGGADLRGALRGDLHAHSEWSDGGSPVEEMAVTALELGHEYLAMTDHSPRLTVANGLSPERLERQLDLVETINGRLAGQGFRLLSGIECDINEDGTLDQSDELLGRVDIVVASVHSKLRSDAGAMTRRMLRAIENPHTDVLGHCTGRLVTGGRGTRPESQFDAERVFAACVEYDVAVEINSRPERLDPPRRLLRQAVAAGCRFSIDTDAHAPGQLDWQAYGCARAQECEVPEERVVNTWPVDDLLAWTRA; the protein is encoded by the coding sequence ATGGATCCGATCACTGCCCTGCGCCGGATCGGTTTCCTGCTCGAACGGCAACAGGCCCCGACGTACCGGGTGCGCGCGTTCCGGTCGGCCGCGCTGATCCTGGCCGGGCTCGCGCCGGCGGAGCTGCGTCGCCGCACCGAGGACGGCACCCTCACCGATCTCAAGGGCATCGGCCCGAAGACGTCGACGGTGATCCGGCAGGCGCTCGCCGGGGACGTCCCCGAGTACCTGGCCGCACTGGAAGACGGGCTCGCCCCGCTGGTCGACGGCGGTGCGGATCTGCGCGGCGCCCTGCGGGGCGATCTGCACGCACACAGCGAGTGGAGCGACGGCGGCAGCCCGGTCGAGGAGATGGCCGTCACCGCACTGGAGCTCGGGCACGAGTACCTGGCGATGACCGACCACTCCCCCCGGCTGACGGTGGCCAACGGTCTGTCCCCAGAGCGGCTGGAACGCCAGCTCGACCTGGTCGAGACGATCAACGGCCGACTCGCCGGGCAGGGTTTCCGGCTGCTCTCGGGCATCGAATGCGACATCAACGAGGACGGCACCCTCGACCAGAGCGACGAACTGCTCGGCCGGGTCGACATCGTCGTCGCCTCGGTGCACTCCAAGCTGCGGTCGGATGCGGGAGCGATGACCAGGCGGATGCTGCGGGCCATCGAGAACCCGCACACCGACGTCCTCGGGCACTGCACCGGGCGGCTGGTGACCGGCGGCCGAGGGACCCGACCGGAGAGCCAGTTCGACGCGGAGCGGGTGTTCGCCGCCTGCGTCGAGTACGACGTCGCCGTCGAGATCAACAGCCGTCCCGAGCGCCTGGACCCGCCGCGCCGGCTGCTGCGGCAGGCCGTCGCGGCCGGGTGCCGGTTCTCCATCGACACCGACGCGCACGCCCCCGGTCAGCTCGACTGGCAGGCCTACGGCTGCGCGAGGGCGCAGGAGTGCGAGGTGCCGGAGGAGCGGGTGGTCAACACCTGGCCGGTGGACGACCTGCTGGCCTGGACCCGCGCCTGA
- a CDS encoding DUF4245 domain-containing protein, protein MAIRRPNTLRDMAWSIAVLAVVAILLGWAYGAVSFSPGRPSDGQAPVADVSGGFDRAAPLVGFDLAVPRELPADWQPSSFTFVDPATAPAGQVATVRGGWLTPDGRFITIIEAAGPPATVLPAELGSIGPNTGLQTVDGVEWTVTSGRRTEVAWYRTAGEATWLITGTATPESFATLAAALV, encoded by the coding sequence GTGGCGATCAGACGGCCGAACACCCTGCGGGACATGGCGTGGTCCATCGCCGTGCTGGCCGTCGTCGCGATCCTGCTGGGCTGGGCCTACGGCGCGGTGTCGTTCTCGCCGGGCCGGCCGAGCGACGGGCAGGCCCCGGTGGCCGACGTCAGCGGCGGGTTCGACCGGGCGGCTCCGCTGGTCGGGTTCGACCTGGCCGTGCCCCGGGAGTTGCCGGCCGACTGGCAGCCCAGCTCGTTCACCTTCGTCGACCCGGCCACGGCGCCGGCCGGTCAGGTCGCGACCGTCCGCGGCGGGTGGCTGACACCCGACGGCCGGTTCATCACGATCATCGAGGCCGCCGGACCGCCGGCCACGGTGCTGCCCGCCGAGCTGGGGTCGATCGGCCCCAACACCGGCCTGCAGACCGTCGACGGCGTCGAGTGGACCGTCACCTCCGGCCGGCGCACCGAGGTGGCCTGGTACCGCACCGCGGGCGAGGCGACCTGGTTGATCACCGGGACCGCGACGCCGGAGTCGTTCGCGACGCTGGCCGCCGCCCTGGTCTGA